Genomic segment of Paenibacillus polymyxa:
TTTTGACACGCACCAAAGAAGGTAATCCTGTATATTTGAGAGATGTCGGCACAACCGAGCTGGCACATCCTAATACAGAATACTTTGCCTATGTAGAGGGTAAACCGGCGATTACGCTAAGTATTGGAGCAGAAACAGGCACAGACATCCCTTCTATGAGCGAAAAGGTCAATACCAAGCTCAAAGAACTGGAGAAAACACTTCCCGCAGGTGTTCACTTTCAAACTCTTTTTGCACAAAAGGATCAGGTAAGCCATATCTTTGACGACTTAAAGCGTGAAACGATTCTTGCGATTGCGGCCGTTATTCTCGTTTGTATGTTGGGGCTGAATTTGCTCACCTCTGCATTTGTTGCACTGGCCATTCCTATTTCGGTTTCGATTGCCATTATCTTTTTGCCTATGTTCGGCATCACTCTAAATCAGATTTCCGTTGTCGGTCTGATCATCGTACTCGGCATACTCGTGGATGATGCCGTAGTTGTAAATGATAATATTGAGCGTAGACTTACGGAATTAGGAGAATCACCCTCAGTCGCAGCTGTAAAAGGTACCAAAGAGGTCATGCTTTCTATTTTGGTTGCAACTCTGGCTACCATCTCAGCTTTCGCGCCATTGTTGTTTCTTCCTGGAAATGTAGGTGCCTTTATTAAACCTATTCCTGCTATTGTCTCCCTGACCATGCTTGCCTCTATGATCATGTCGCTCACCATCATCCCTATTTTTCGAGAATGGTATGAGAAGCGCAGACAGGCTCGTCACCCTCAGGGTAAATCTAAACCAGCAGGCTTGCTCGGCCAGCAGATTCATTCTTTAAACAAGCTCTATTCACAAAAACTGATGCCTAAGGTCATTCAGCGTCCCTTGTTGACAGCCATGATCGGACTCATGCTTGGAACAGCCGCCTATGGATTAGTTCCCTTTACCTCAGTTGAACTTTTTCCTGAGTCGGAAGATCCTCATGTTGCACTAAATGTAAAAATGCCTGTAGGCACTTCAATTGCGGAAACCGACCAGGTCGTTAAAGACCTTGCAGGCTGGGTGAAAAAGCAACCTGAAACTTCCAAGGTCGTCTACAGCGCTGGAGGGACTGCCCCACAACTGTTTAGTGACATTAATAGTTCGGGTGGAAATATTAGTTATAACGAAACGGTGGGGCAGATTGCTGTCGTCGGCAAAGAAAACGTATTCGATCTCAATACGACAGTTGATGCTTGGGAACAACATGTTAAGAAATCCTACCCTGGAGTTACAGTTACGATGTATGTTCCTCGTCTCGGGATTCCAGTGGGTAAGCCCGTTTCTATTCGTATCTCAGGTCAGGATCTGAATGAACTGCAAACCCTTGCCCAGAAGGCAAAGGAGCAGATCGCGACAGTAGAGGGCACAACAGGCATCGTGGATGATATAGGAATTGAACGATATGCATTGGACCTTGAGGTCAACAAACAAGCGATGGATCAATACCTGGTAAGCTACACAGATTTGACTCGCACCCTGCTTCTATTAAAAGAAGGGGCCCAAGTCAGCCAATTTGATACTGGAAACAGTCTGGTAGATATTAAAATGTATTTGAATCACAGCGACGAGGAACCAAGTAAGCTTTTCCAACAATTAAGTGTAGTTAATGCAGCGGGTAAGCAAATTCCATTAAACCAGCTTGTCCAGATTAAGCCGTCATTTGCTATTCAGCAAATCAAGCATTACAATATGGAGCGGACGATTACGGTGGAAGCCGATTTGAACGGACGAACTGCAAGCGAAGCGATGGTTGATGTTGAAAGTAAGCTGGCGCAAATGAAGTTCCCAGAAGGCTACAAATGGGAGGTTGGTGGGGAAACCTCTGACCAATCGACCATATTCAAGGACTTAGGACAGCTGGCGATCGTTGTAGTCTTGCTCATTTTACTCTTGATTACTATGCAATTTTATTCTCTCTCCATTCCTATTATTATTATGACGACCGTGTACCTGGCAGCAGCCGGCGGGATTATTGGTATTTTCTTGACCGGTATGCCTATTGGTTTTATGAGCATCATGGGAATTATTGCACTCGCGGGCATTGTTGTGCGGAATGGGATTGTGTTAATTGAATTTATCGAGGATGCACGACATGAAGGAATGGAATTAAAGGAAGCCGTAATACAGGCGGCCGCTGCTCGCTTCAGACCGATTTTATTGACATCTTTGGCAGCTATTGTAGGTATGATTCCATTAGCACTATTGGGAAGCCTGCTCTTTAAGCCACTGGCGTTTACCGTCATTTTCGGTTTGTTATTCTCGACCTTGTTAACCTTGTTTGTCGTGCCGTCCTTGTATATGATCATGGCCAAGTACAAGATGCGCCGTCAACTCAAAAAACAGCAGCACACAGTTATCACACGTGACCAACCTTTGTGATGTATAAAGTGAATTCGATGCTGTCGAGTTGGCCGGTCCCTAGGGGGAAGTATGTATGGAAAGTAAAAAAAATGATATTTTACAGGCGGCCATTCGGCTGTTCTCCAGAAAAGGCTATTATTCAACATCTGTTGAAGAAATAGCCAAAGAAAGTGGGATGGCGAAAGCATCCTTCTATAAATATTTTCAAGGAAAAGAAGAACTTCCTCTAGAAATGTGTATCATTCTGGAAAATAACATTGAACAAGACATCCGGGCTCTCTACAGTAAACCTGATCTTTCTAAGCATGATAAACTGCACGGTTTTATTGTACTTTACTTGAAAAATCTCGTTGAAAACAAAGTGTATCTCATGATGGATCTTCCTGAGCCTTCCATACTTATTTTTCAGAATGAACAACTCAATTACGCATTCGAGAATCATGAATACAAATTGTACAGATGGGTTCGCGAGTGCCTGATTGATATTTTTGGTCCGAGCATTGAAGATCATGCATGGGATATGACCTTTGTACTTAAAAGCATTGTGTTTGAATATATCCGCTTCTTTGCCGATCGGATGAATGATGAAACGATTGAACATCTAACACAGTTTATTATCTTCTTATCCAGCTCCTTGGCAACCAGCCTGAACAATGCTGATTCAGCTCCACATTTATTCTGGAGCAAGCAAGGCTGGTTACCTGAAAGTGCTCTAAGTAATCCCTTTGACCAAGGTCGTCAAATTAACAGCCTTCTCCACTCCTTGGAAGACAGTATACTGCTGTCTTCGTGGAGTTCAGAGGAGAAACAAGAGTGTCAGCAAATCTACGCTCATTTAAAGGAAGAGGCTCTGAAATCGAACCCGCAAAAAGGCCTCCTGAAAGCCCTTTTTGCGTATTTGGAGCAGTACAAGGAACTGCAAAAGGTTTGTCGTTTACTTAAAAATTTATTGGACCATGCACCGATATCCGAGTAGTCACTCAGTATTCGGTACTTCGGTGCAAATTCATACTTAACAGCGAAACACATCAAAAAAAGACTGTTCATGCAAAGCATGAAACAGTCTTTTTGGGTTATTGTTTTTATTTTGATAATATACGAGGAATTACAGCCCCGCTTG
This window contains:
- a CDS encoding efflux RND transporter permease subunit, with protein sequence MIEYIVKKRKITLLFFVMLILVGIFGFFQLPQQEMPDVTIQNAMVTTVYPGASPQKVEQTVTKELEKRIKEVEGVKTISSTSGNGFSSILIESKNGVDPQTVWDNMRKKVQDAQADLPQGAEVPVVNDKLTSSFIGSYALTADSSAPLYKLNDLTTTWKDQLNTISGVSSVKFNGLPDQEVRVHIDNQKLQQYQLSWGQVAQAVQSQIDRVPTGNIEYNGRTYQLIVRETEKADELNQVLLTRTKEGNPVYLRDVGTTELAHPNTEYFAYVEGKPAITLSIGAETGTDIPSMSEKVNTKLKELEKTLPAGVHFQTLFAQKDQVSHIFDDLKRETILAIAAVILVCMLGLNLLTSAFVALAIPISVSIAIIFLPMFGITLNQISVVGLIIVLGILVDDAVVVNDNIERRLTELGESPSVAAVKGTKEVMLSILVATLATISAFAPLLFLPGNVGAFIKPIPAIVSLTMLASMIMSLTIIPIFREWYEKRRQARHPQGKSKPAGLLGQQIHSLNKLYSQKLMPKVIQRPLLTAMIGLMLGTAAYGLVPFTSVELFPESEDPHVALNVKMPVGTSIAETDQVVKDLAGWVKKQPETSKVVYSAGGTAPQLFSDINSSGGNISYNETVGQIAVVGKENVFDLNTTVDAWEQHVKKSYPGVTVTMYVPRLGIPVGKPVSIRISGQDLNELQTLAQKAKEQIATVEGTTGIVDDIGIERYALDLEVNKQAMDQYLVSYTDLTRTLLLLKEGAQVSQFDTGNSLVDIKMYLNHSDEEPSKLFQQLSVVNAAGKQIPLNQLVQIKPSFAIQQIKHYNMERTITVEADLNGRTASEAMVDVESKLAQMKFPEGYKWEVGGETSDQSTIFKDLGQLAIVVVLLILLLITMQFYSLSIPIIIMTTVYLAAAGGIIGIFLTGMPIGFMSIMGIIALAGIVVRNGIVLIEFIEDARHEGMELKEAVIQAAAARFRPILLTSLAAIVGMIPLALLGSLLFKPLAFTVIFGLLFSTLLTLFVVPSLYMIMAKYKMRRQLKKQQHTVITRDQPL
- a CDS encoding TetR/AcrR family transcriptional regulator, producing MESKKNDILQAAIRLFSRKGYYSTSVEEIAKESGMAKASFYKYFQGKEELPLEMCIILENNIEQDIRALYSKPDLSKHDKLHGFIVLYLKNLVENKVYLMMDLPEPSILIFQNEQLNYAFENHEYKLYRWVRECLIDIFGPSIEDHAWDMTFVLKSIVFEYIRFFADRMNDETIEHLTQFIIFLSSSLATSLNNADSAPHLFWSKQGWLPESALSNPFDQGRQINSLLHSLEDSILLSSWSSEEKQECQQIYAHLKEEALKSNPQKGLLKALFAYLEQYKELQKVCRLLKNLLDHAPISE